The following are encoded together in the Desulfococcus multivorans genome:
- a CDS encoding Spy/CpxP family protein refolding chaperone, giving the protein MKINKGLTIIAALAMIFTLGSQAMAGRGGGWKNCDGNMGFHGRHGGKHGGYGMMGLGFLRDANLTEDQMQQVVGIVKNYATDLNAKRDAVRTARQDMMKTLMADDADEAAVRKAHAKAATAGEAMMVLRFKMVSDIKKILTAEQLAAVKENMNRRHQRMQDNSGRRWTEFEKQLDALIK; this is encoded by the coding sequence ATGAAGATCAACAAAGGATTGACAATTATCGCGGCGCTTGCCATGATTTTCACCCTCGGCTCCCAGGCCATGGCCGGTCGCGGGGGCGGTTGGAAAAACTGTGACGGCAATATGGGGTTTCATGGCCGACACGGCGGAAAGCACGGCGGTTACGGCATGATGGGTCTCGGATTTCTGAGGGACGCGAACCTTACCGAGGACCAGATGCAGCAGGTCGTCGGTATCGTTAAAAATTACGCGACCGACCTGAACGCCAAGAGAGATGCCGTGAGAACGGCCCGCCAGGACATGATGAAGACCCTGATGGCGGATGACGCGGACGAAGCGGCGGTCCGGAAGGCCCACGCGAAAGCGGCGACGGCAGGAGAGGCCATGATGGTTCTCCGCTTCAAAATGGTGAGCGACATCAAAAAGATACTCACCGCTGAGCAGCTCGCCGCCGTCAAGGAAAATATGAACCGCCGTCATCAAAGGATGCAGGATAACTCCGGTCGTCGATGGACGGAATTCGAAAAACAACTGGACGCCCTCATTAAATAG
- a CDS encoding acyl-CoA dehydrogenase family protein: protein MEFELNREQKGIQQAVRDFVKGEFKKDVIAELEETHAYPRNIWKKAADLGFIGIHFPEKYSGQGLGVLENIIVAEEFCKGDSSVGACLLLAGFASEIILHFGSDAQKAAWLPKVAEGEVLSCGAFTEPDHGSDITAMTTTAVRDGNEWVINGTKVFITNGGPLAGFYSVLCQTSPDAVPSHRGMSLILVEADRAGVSTHSVGHKMGIRMMDTAEVNFKDVRVPAENLIGQENRGFYQVLEFFDESRILIAAQGLGTAQGAFDRALSYIKSREQFGRKIAGFQVNQHKIADMATKIEQARLLTYKAAWNFDQGRIDPKLTSMAKMAAGRCAVEVCDEAIQLLGGYGYMLEYEVERYARDAKICEIYEGTREIQKNTIAGTILGKMK, encoded by the coding sequence ATGGAATTCGAGTTGAACCGGGAACAGAAAGGCATCCAGCAGGCGGTTAGAGATTTCGTCAAAGGCGAATTCAAAAAAGATGTCATCGCCGAGCTTGAAGAAACCCATGCTTATCCCCGAAACATCTGGAAAAAAGCCGCGGATCTGGGTTTCATCGGCATTCATTTTCCCGAAAAATATTCAGGCCAGGGACTCGGCGTCCTCGAAAACATCATCGTCGCCGAGGAATTCTGCAAGGGCGATTCTTCAGTGGGCGCCTGTCTTCTCTTGGCAGGCTTTGCCTCTGAAATCATTCTCCATTTCGGCAGCGATGCCCAGAAAGCGGCCTGGCTGCCCAAAGTCGCCGAAGGCGAGGTGCTTTCCTGCGGGGCGTTTACAGAGCCGGATCACGGTTCGGACATCACGGCCATGACGACCACCGCAGTCCGGGACGGCAACGAATGGGTCATCAACGGCACCAAGGTCTTTATCACCAACGGCGGCCCCCTGGCGGGCTTCTACTCCGTGCTCTGCCAGACCAGCCCCGATGCGGTCCCCTCCCACCGCGGCATGAGCCTGATCCTTGTGGAAGCCGACCGCGCGGGTGTTTCCACCCACAGCGTCGGCCACAAGATGGGCATCCGTATGATGGATACGGCCGAGGTAAATTTCAAGGATGTCCGGGTTCCGGCCGAAAATCTGATTGGTCAGGAAAACCGGGGTTTTTATCAGGTTCTTGAATTTTTTGATGAAAGCCGGATTCTCATCGCAGCCCAGGGGCTGGGAACGGCCCAGGGCGCATTCGACCGGGCACTCTCGTACATTAAATCCCGTGAGCAGTTCGGCCGGAAGATCGCCGGATTCCAGGTCAATCAGCACAAAATCGCCGACATGGCCACCAAGATCGAACAGGCCCGCCTGCTGACCTACAAAGCCGCCTGGAATTTCGATCAGGGCCGCATCGACCCCAAGCTCACCTCCATGGCCAAAATGGCCGCCGGCCGATGTGCGGTGGAGGTCTGTGACGAGGCTATTCAACTCCTCGGCGGATACGGCTACATGCTGGAATACGAAGTGGAGCGGTACGCACGGGACGCCAAGATCTGCGAGATCTACGAAGGTACCAGGGAAATTCAGAAGAATACCATTGCCGGCACTATTCTTGGCAAGATGAAATAG
- a CDS encoding acyl CoA:acetate/3-ketoacid CoA transferase has protein sequence MEKPLTPIGTFKTLLNPFQSTATQKDKVVTAEEAVRMIRDNDTVAFGGFAGVGACEEIAAALERCFLDTGAPRDLTLMFAVATGPGNDSNLGLNHLAHEGLLKRIIGGHWGLAPKIQRLAVENKVVAYNLPQGIISHMYRNIASGKAGIFSDVGLGTFVDPRNGGGKLNERTTREIVRLMDIDGEEYLFYKTFPVNVAVIRGTTADTNGNITMEKEALTLESLSIAMAARNSGGLVIAQVERVAQAGTLNSRQVKIPGILVDGVVVARPENHWQTFGEIYNPSFSGEVAVPMNAIPPMDLTCRKIIARRAAFEIKPNCVVNLGIGVPEGVASVANEEKILDFMTMTAEPGVIGGLPAGGINFGAAVNAAALIDQPYQFDFYNGGGVDVAFLGMAEADREGNVNVSRFGSKLAGAGGFINISQNSKKVVFMGTFTAGGMTYAVEDGRLTIQKEGRFRKFVDHVCHITFSGPYGARSKRKILYITERCVFELGDRGPELTEIAPGIDLEKDILAHMDFMPVVREPLKQMDDRIFFPSRMALKDDLLNISPEDRIIYDPASDTLFANLAGYSVKSIHDVKAVENTISGLISPLGRKVQAIGNYDQFVIDPDLIDPYSAMQQSLQSHYFSRVSRYTTSAFLRMKLGDALEKRGVAPHIFESPEEAHAFLKN, from the coding sequence ATGGAAAAACCTTTGACCCCAATCGGAACGTTTAAAACCCTGCTGAACCCGTTTCAGTCCACCGCTACCCAAAAGGACAAAGTCGTGACTGCCGAGGAGGCCGTCCGCATGATCCGGGACAACGACACCGTAGCGTTCGGCGGCTTTGCCGGTGTGGGCGCGTGCGAGGAAATCGCCGCCGCACTGGAGCGCTGCTTTCTCGATACCGGCGCCCCCAGAGACCTGACGCTCATGTTCGCCGTGGCCACCGGCCCCGGCAACGACAGTAACCTCGGCCTCAACCACCTGGCCCATGAAGGTCTCCTCAAGCGCATTATCGGCGGTCACTGGGGGCTCGCCCCCAAAATCCAGCGGTTGGCGGTGGAAAACAAGGTCGTGGCCTACAATCTGCCCCAGGGCATCATCAGCCACATGTACCGCAACATTGCATCGGGAAAGGCCGGAATATTCTCCGATGTCGGATTGGGAACCTTCGTTGACCCCCGCAACGGCGGGGGAAAGCTCAACGAGCGAACCACCCGGGAGATCGTCCGACTCATGGACATCGACGGTGAAGAGTATCTTTTCTACAAAACGTTTCCGGTCAATGTAGCGGTGATCCGGGGAACCACGGCTGACACCAACGGCAATATCACCATGGAAAAGGAAGCCCTGACCCTGGAGTCCCTCTCCATCGCGATGGCGGCGAGAAATTCGGGCGGACTGGTCATCGCTCAGGTGGAGCGGGTAGCCCAGGCCGGAACCCTCAATTCACGCCAGGTCAAGATCCCGGGCATCCTCGTGGACGGCGTGGTGGTCGCCCGGCCTGAAAATCACTGGCAGACATTTGGAGAAATCTACAATCCTTCCTTCAGCGGGGAAGTGGCGGTCCCCATGAACGCTATCCCGCCGATGGATCTGACCTGCCGGAAGATTATCGCCCGGAGGGCCGCTTTCGAAATCAAACCGAACTGTGTGGTAAACCTGGGTATCGGTGTACCCGAAGGCGTCGCCAGTGTGGCCAACGAGGAAAAAATCCTCGATTTTATGACCATGACGGCCGAGCCGGGCGTCATCGGCGGGCTGCCTGCAGGCGGGATCAATTTCGGAGCCGCCGTGAACGCCGCCGCCCTCATCGACCAGCCCTACCAGTTCGATTTCTACAACGGCGGAGGCGTGGACGTGGCTTTCCTGGGTATGGCCGAAGCCGACCGCGAGGGCAACGTCAATGTAAGCCGATTCGGGTCCAAGCTGGCCGGAGCCGGTGGGTTCATCAACATCAGCCAGAATTCCAAAAAAGTGGTCTTCATGGGGACCTTCACGGCCGGGGGCATGACTTATGCCGTCGAGGACGGTCGTCTCACCATTCAGAAGGAAGGCCGGTTCAGAAAGTTTGTCGACCACGTTTGCCACATCACCTTCAGCGGCCCCTACGGCGCACGATCCAAACGGAAAATCCTCTATATCACTGAACGCTGCGTCTTCGAACTGGGCGACCGGGGACCCGAGCTGACTGAAATCGCTCCCGGCATCGATCTTGAGAAGGACATTCTTGCTCACATGGATTTCATGCCCGTCGTCCGGGAACCCCTCAAACAGATGGATGACCGCATTTTCTTTCCGTCAAGGATGGCGTTGAAAGACGATCTTCTCAATATCTCCCCGGAGGACCGGATCATTTATGATCCCGCTAGCGATACCCTGTTTGCGAATCTCGCAGGATATTCGGTCAAATCCATCCATGACGTCAAGGCAGTCGAGAATACGATTTCAGGACTTATCTCTCCTCTCGGCCGAAAGGTCCAAGCCATCGGCAATTACGATCAGTTTGTCATCGATCCGGATCTGATCGACCCTTATTCGGCGATGCAGCAGTCTCTGCAGAGCCATTACTTCTCACGGGTCAGTCGATACACCACCAGCGCCTTTCTGAGAATGAAGTTGGGCGACGCCCTCGAAAAGCGCGGTGTGGCGCCCCATATCTTCGAAAGCCCGGAAGAAGCCCATGCCTTTCTGAAAAACTGA
- a CDS encoding sigma 54-interacting transcriptional regulator codes for MKNDNTITIQNLKDLDLLVQQIRRLEQANERPEKKALQQYMSVFDNSGAPAIIIENDMLVSRANPKFEELTGFTKTEIEGRLKWPQFLVEEDRERMVRYHTLRRIREDKAPEEYECTVVTKTGQLKYIYMKVGMIPGTRRSVASFTDITSLKLTEQALRESDRRLSTLMGNLPGMAYRGSNDARRTMTFLSQGCRGLTGLDPAVLTGADAGGYADLIHPDDRKMVLAVIQKAVSQRRAYEMVYRIRLADNDGEKWVWEKGVGVFSPEDELVALEGFITDFTDQKRSEQALVQENIRLRSSMKDRYQFCGIIGKSPAMQQIYEMILKAAASDANVIIYGESGTGKELVARAIHDTSDRNRRNFVPVNCGAIPEGLFESEFFGYKKGAFSGAHVAKKGYIDMAEGGTLFLDEVGEISLHMQVKLLRAIDQGGYTPLGGNEVLRPEIRIVAATNRDLKMFVQKGLMRKDFFYRIHIIPIHLPPLRERKEDLPLLIEHFLKKYDKQDHGELISGRVLEFMNRYEWPGNVRELQNVLHRYATLNRLDLVDTDAHEPEGRLPDFRGPIEEQADVPDFRTAVRRFEKALILKTLEQSRWHREAAAKRLGLPVRTFFRKLKALDISSA; via the coding sequence ATGAAGAACGACAACACTATTACCATCCAGAACCTGAAGGATCTGGATCTTCTGGTGCAGCAGATTCGCAGGCTCGAGCAGGCGAATGAACGGCCGGAAAAAAAGGCCCTTCAACAATACATGAGTGTCTTCGACAACTCGGGCGCTCCAGCCATCATCATTGAAAATGACATGCTCGTCTCCAGGGCCAACCCCAAGTTCGAGGAGCTCACCGGTTTCACCAAGACCGAAATCGAAGGTCGGCTGAAGTGGCCCCAGTTTCTCGTGGAGGAAGACCGGGAGCGCATGGTTCGCTATCACACCCTCAGGAGAATCCGTGAGGACAAGGCGCCGGAAGAATACGAATGCACGGTCGTCACCAAAACCGGTCAACTGAAGTATATCTACATGAAAGTGGGCATGATCCCGGGCACCCGTCGAAGCGTCGCCTCGTTTACGGACATCACTTCCCTCAAACTGACCGAACAGGCCCTTAGGGAGAGTGACCGGCGGCTGTCGACCCTCATGGGCAATCTGCCGGGCATGGCATACCGGGGCAGCAACGACGCCCGTCGGACCATGACCTTTCTCAGCCAGGGATGTCGGGGATTGACCGGCCTGGACCCGGCGGTTTTGACGGGTGCGGATGCCGGCGGCTACGCGGATCTCATCCATCCCGACGATCGGAAGATGGTTCTCGCCGTCATTCAAAAAGCGGTTTCCCAGCGCCGTGCTTACGAAATGGTATACCGAATCCGTCTCGCCGACAACGACGGTGAAAAGTGGGTCTGGGAGAAAGGCGTCGGGGTCTTTTCCCCCGAAGACGAACTTGTCGCCCTCGAGGGGTTCATCACCGATTTCACCGACCAGAAACGGTCTGAGCAGGCTCTGGTCCAGGAGAATATCCGGCTTCGAAGTTCCATGAAGGACCGGTACCAATTCTGTGGCATCATCGGCAAGAGCCCTGCGATGCAGCAGATCTATGAGATGATTCTCAAAGCTGCAGCCTCTGACGCGAATGTGATCATCTACGGCGAATCCGGCACGGGCAAGGAACTCGTGGCCCGGGCCATTCATGATACAAGTGATCGAAACCGAAGGAATTTCGTACCGGTCAATTGTGGAGCCATCCCTGAAGGCCTGTTTGAAAGCGAATTTTTCGGCTATAAGAAAGGTGCCTTTTCCGGAGCGCATGTCGCCAAGAAAGGCTATATCGACATGGCCGAGGGGGGCACCCTGTTTCTGGACGAGGTTGGAGAAATCAGTCTCCACATGCAGGTCAAACTGCTCAGAGCCATAGACCAGGGCGGCTATACGCCTCTGGGTGGAAACGAAGTCCTTCGGCCGGAAATCCGGATCGTCGCAGCCACCAACCGGGATCTTAAGATGTTTGTACAGAAGGGGCTGATGCGTAAGGACTTTTTCTATCGCATCCACATCATTCCCATCCATCTGCCGCCGCTCAGGGAGCGAAAGGAAGATCTGCCGCTCCTGATCGAACATTTCCTGAAAAAATATGACAAACAGGATCACGGGGAGTTGATCTCAGGCAGGGTTCTGGAATTTATGAATCGCTACGAATGGCCCGGCAATGTCCGTGAACTCCAGAACGTGCTTCACCGATACGCCACGCTGAACCGGCTCGATCTTGTCGACACCGATGCCCATGAACCGGAAGGTCGCCTCCCCGATTTTCGCGGACCGATCGAAGAGCAGGCGGACGTCCCGGATTTCCGGACAGCCGTGCGCCGCTTTGAAAAAGCGCTGATTCTGAAAACCCTGGAGCAGAGCCGGTGGCATCGGGAGGCAGCGGCCAAACGCCTCGGCCTTCCCGTGAGAACTTTTTTCAGAAAGCTCAAGGCCCTCGACATATCATCGGCATGA
- a CDS encoding B12-binding domain-containing radical SAM protein — protein MRFLLVQVPTSHLGAGERVYPLGLARLSGLIPEGHDKQALDMNRSLDPWQDLKARLLTFRPDRVLLSFRNIDPLAGQQTSYLASLKTAARMSRLLVPDARIWAGGPAFSLFPERLMTEIPEIDVGLVGEGERALPQMTAGGGGVPGTLWREGGKIRRSPAGAPVDMNALPPPDTAAFSPADYLEGNRYVAVMGIEGKRGCDLSCAYCVYPGLGGRRMRLRDPERIVDEMETLHRGFGVEWFHFTDGALWVLTLPPGGAAHSHRPFWFRGRSIRRDVAGCRRNAVGDSSEFSG, from the coding sequence ATGCGATTTCTTCTGGTACAGGTTCCCACCTCCCATCTGGGGGCGGGAGAACGGGTCTATCCGTTAGGACTGGCGCGGCTGTCGGGGCTGATCCCCGAGGGACATGACAAACAGGCCCTTGACATGAACCGCTCTCTGGACCCCTGGCAGGATCTCAAAGCGCGGCTGCTCACATTCCGACCGGACCGGGTTCTGCTCTCGTTTCGGAACATCGACCCGCTGGCCGGTCAGCAGACCTCGTATCTCGCTTCTCTCAAGACCGCCGCCCGCATGAGCCGTCTCCTTGTCCCGGACGCCCGGATCTGGGCCGGCGGACCGGCCTTCTCCCTCTTTCCCGAGCGTCTTATGACCGAAATTCCGGAGATCGACGTGGGGCTGGTGGGGGAAGGAGAACGCGCCTTGCCGCAGATGACGGCAGGCGGTGGAGGCGTTCCGGGAACGCTCTGGCGGGAAGGGGGAAAGATCCGACGCAGCCCGGCGGGCGCTCCGGTGGACATGAACGCCCTGCCGCCCCCGGATACGGCCGCATTTTCACCGGCCGACTACCTGGAGGGCAACCGCTATGTGGCGGTCATGGGCATCGAAGGCAAGCGGGGGTGCGACCTCTCTTGCGCCTACTGCGTCTATCCCGGCCTCGGCGGGAGACGGATGCGCCTCCGGGACCCGGAGCGGATCGTGGATGAGATGGAAACGCTCCACCGCGGCTTCGGCGTCGAATGGTTTCACTTCACCGACGGCGCCCTCTGGGTATTGACGCTGCCGCCGGGAGGGGCGGCTCATTCCCACAGGCCCTTTTGGTTTCGAGGGCGCTCAATCCGTCGTGACGTCGCCGGATGTCGAAGAAACGCGGTCGGAGATTCTTCAGAATTTTCCGGCTGA
- a CDS encoding acyl-CoA thioesterase: MQDFKITRPITVRIGEINYGNHVGYQHYLTYFQEARIAYLAHLSFTEKDIGGYGMMVSEATCRYRRELFLGDRIEVGCRITVIKSKAFVMEYRIEKADTLCASGSTTNICFDFESGKVVPLPEAFTTAVRAFEGYVL, from the coding sequence ATGCAGGATTTCAAGATCACCAGACCCATTACCGTCCGGATCGGGGAAATCAATTACGGAAACCATGTCGGCTATCAGCATTATCTCACCTACTTCCAGGAGGCTCGAATCGCTTATCTCGCCCACCTGAGCTTTACGGAAAAGGATATCGGGGGATACGGCATGATGGTGTCCGAAGCGACCTGCCGTTATCGCCGTGAGCTGTTTCTGGGGGACCGCATCGAGGTCGGATGCCGCATAACGGTCATCAAGTCCAAGGCTTTTGTTATGGAATACCGGATTGAAAAAGCAGACACGCTCTGTGCGTCGGGCAGTACCACCAACATCTGCTTCGATTTTGAGAGCGGGAAGGTCGTTCCGCTTCCGGAAGCGTTTACGACGGCTGTTAGGGCCTTCGAAGGTTATGTATTGTGA
- the rtcA gene encoding RNA 3'-terminal phosphate cyclase: MIQIDGAYGEGGGQILRTALALSLATGTPFTITRIRANRNRPGLMRQHLAAVSAATAVGHARTIGAALGAGRLTFQPEGVYPGRYRFDVGSAGSATLVLQAILPPLLTAEGDTRLILEGGTHNPFAPPFDFLDRTFLPMIRRMGPEVTATLARPGFFPAGGGRFQVDIRPCLRLNGFDLLQRGSVNRCSAAAVTAKLPRHIAERELAVIRRHITLKDDCLSVIEVSDSPGPGNIVTLAVESDAVTEIFSGFGRRGVPAEKVAMAVVAEAREYLAADVPVGRRLADQLLVPLALAGRGRFRTLPPSRHTRTNAHVIQQFLEVDITFDAKADGSYEIAVSSRHDATD; the protein is encoded by the coding sequence ATGATCCAGATTGACGGTGCCTACGGCGAAGGCGGAGGGCAGATTTTGCGAACGGCGCTGGCGTTGTCCCTGGCCACCGGCACGCCGTTCACCATCACTCGCATCCGGGCTAACCGCAACCGCCCGGGACTCATGCGACAGCACCTCGCAGCGGTTTCGGCCGCCACGGCCGTCGGGCATGCCCGGACAATCGGCGCGGCCTTGGGCGCCGGCCGCCTCACCTTTCAGCCCGAAGGGGTTTATCCCGGCCGATATCGTTTTGACGTCGGCAGCGCCGGCAGCGCCACGCTGGTCCTCCAGGCGATCCTGCCGCCCCTGCTCACTGCAGAAGGCGACACCCGGCTGATTCTCGAGGGGGGCACCCACAACCCGTTCGCCCCGCCTTTCGACTTTCTCGACCGGACGTTCCTGCCCATGATCCGACGGATGGGGCCCGAGGTAACGGCAACGCTTGCCCGGCCCGGGTTCTTTCCGGCCGGCGGCGGACGCTTTCAGGTTGACATTCGACCTTGTCTCAGACTGAACGGCTTCGATCTCCTTCAGCGAGGAAGCGTCAATCGCTGCAGCGCCGCAGCGGTCACGGCGAAGCTTCCCCGTCACATTGCCGAACGAGAGCTCGCCGTGATCCGCCGCCATATCACGCTTAAAGACGATTGCCTTTCAGTGATCGAGGTCTCCGATTCGCCGGGTCCCGGCAATATCGTGACCCTGGCGGTGGAAAGCGACGCCGTCACCGAGATCTTCTCGGGCTTCGGCCGTCGCGGCGTGCCCGCCGAGAAAGTGGCCATGGCGGTCGTCGCCGAGGCCCGTGAATATCTGGCTGCGGACGTCCCCGTGGGGCGCCGCCTGGCCGATCAGTTGCTCGTCCCCCTGGCCCTGGCCGGCAGGGGCCGCTTCCGGACGCTCCCCCCGTCCCGTCATACCCGCACCAACGCCCATGTGATCCAGCAATTTCTGGAGGTTGACATTACCTTCGACGCGAAAGCCGACGGATCATATGAGATCGCCGTTTCCAGCCGTCACGACGCAACGGATTGA
- a CDS encoding MFS transporter encodes MESASKKHMYRYLMMLTIASTVGLQGWRTLFDNFAVNAAGLDGHHIGIIQSIREIPGFMTFLVVYVLLIMREHRLSALSVLMLGVGIAATGYFPSYGGLILTTFVMSLGFHCYETTNQSLTLQYFDRDTSPWVFGKLRSMAAASNIAVGLFIYLAAGIMDFQQLFLLLGGLVAAVSFWGFSQDPTDRDIVPQQKRMVFRRRYGLYYLLTFLAGARRQIFTSFAVFLMVKNFGFSVREITLLFVLNNIVNYFLSPFIGRCIIRYGERRVLSLEYAALILIFAAYGIVQEKWMVALLYILDHIFFNFAIAIRTYFQKIGDPADIAPSMAVGFTINHIAAVFFPALGGMLWIIDYRIPFWFGAGLSLASFLAVQRIRIPMRIEALPIKSGTDRKKTSP; translated from the coding sequence GTGGAATCAGCTTCCAAAAAGCACATGTACCGATATTTGATGATGCTCACCATCGCATCGACGGTGGGGCTTCAGGGCTGGCGGACCCTCTTCGACAATTTTGCCGTCAATGCGGCGGGATTGGACGGGCACCATATCGGCATCATCCAATCGATCCGTGAAATTCCGGGTTTCATGACATTTCTGGTGGTGTATGTCCTGTTGATCATGCGGGAGCATCGTCTGTCGGCCCTCTCGGTTCTGATGCTCGGGGTAGGGATCGCCGCCACGGGATACTTTCCGTCCTACGGCGGGCTGATCCTCACGACCTTCGTCATGAGTCTGGGGTTTCACTGCTATGAAACCACCAACCAGTCCCTTACCCTCCAGTATTTCGATCGGGACACGTCCCCCTGGGTCTTCGGCAAACTCCGCAGCATGGCCGCGGCATCCAATATCGCCGTGGGCCTGTTCATCTACCTGGCGGCCGGGATCATGGATTTTCAACAGCTCTTTCTCCTGCTCGGCGGTCTCGTCGCCGCCGTGAGTTTCTGGGGATTTTCCCAGGATCCCACCGACAGGGACATCGTTCCCCAGCAAAAGCGGATGGTTTTCAGACGGCGTTACGGTCTCTATTATCTTCTGACCTTCCTTGCGGGAGCCAGACGGCAGATCTTCACCTCATTCGCGGTCTTCCTGATGGTGAAGAATTTCGGTTTTTCGGTTCGGGAGATTACGCTTTTGTTCGTCTTGAACAATATCGTCAACTATTTTCTGAGTCCGTTCATCGGCCGGTGCATCATCCGGTACGGGGAGCGTCGGGTCCTCTCCCTGGAATACGCGGCACTGATTTTGATCTTCGCGGCGTACGGCATCGTTCAGGAAAAATGGATGGTGGCCCTTCTGTATATCCTGGATCACATCTTTTTCAATTTCGCCATCGCCATCCGGACCTATTTCCAGAAGATCGGCGATCCCGCGGACATCGCCCCCAGCATGGCCGTGGGCTTCACCATCAACCACATTGCCGCTGTTTTTTTCCCGGCCCTGGGGGGCATGCTCTGGATAATCGACTATCGGATCCCTTTCTGGTTCGGAGCGGGCTTGAGCCTCGCCTCGTTTTTAGCGGTACAGAGAATCCGCATTCCGATGCGGATTGAAGCGCTGCCGATCAAGTCCGGAACAGATCGGAAAAAGACGTCCCCATGA
- a CDS encoding RNA polymerase sigma factor has protein sequence MPRLRPVIDTRLLIMQQIATTESDAALIQQIIAGNADVFETLLKRYEQPVLRILKRHLPYDQVEETAQEVFVKVYQSLPGFKQTGSFKHWLSSIAVRTCYDFWRKHYRNREMPMSSLTEAQAEWLEKTLSNDAEIDHENLGRRKEAREVLEEALGRLSAEDRMVLELVYLEGLTGKEAASLLGWSVANVKVRTFRSRKKLEKILIGLARHEEDR, from the coding sequence TTGCCCCGGCTCCGGCCGGTCATCGACACCCGACTTCTCATTATGCAGCAGATCGCCACCACTGAAAGCGACGCGGCTCTTATTCAGCAGATCATCGCGGGGAATGCCGATGTCTTCGAAACGCTCCTGAAGCGCTATGAACAACCGGTGTTGCGGATATTGAAGAGACACCTTCCGTACGATCAGGTCGAGGAAACCGCTCAGGAGGTCTTTGTCAAGGTTTACCAATCCCTGCCGGGCTTCAAACAGACCGGCAGCTTCAAGCACTGGTTGTCATCCATCGCCGTCAGGACCTGTTACGATTTCTGGCGGAAACACTACCGGAACCGGGAGATGCCCATGAGCTCTCTGACGGAAGCCCAGGCGGAGTGGCTGGAAAAAACCCTTTCCAATGACGCTGAAATCGATCATGAAAATCTGGGACGACGGAAGGAAGCCCGGGAGGTTTTGGAGGAGGCTCTCGGCCGGCTTTCCGCCGAGGATCGGATGGTGCTGGAACTGGTCTACCTGGAAGGTCTGACAGGGAAGGAAGCCGCAAGTCTGCTGGGTTGGAGCGTGGCCAACGTAAAGGTTCGAACGTTTCGCTCCAGAAAGAAACTCGAGAAGATACTCATCGGGCTGGCCCGACACGAGGAGGATCGATGA